Below is a genomic region from Triticum dicoccoides isolate Atlit2015 ecotype Zavitan chromosome 5A, WEW_v2.0, whole genome shotgun sequence.
AGCATGAACATGCTTCAGGAACTGAACATAGAGAGCTCAGTCACTATTTATATGACAAAAGGAGCATGTCTATTTGTGCGTGGGAGTAAAGAGGTCCGtatttgcatagcacagtaataccTTTAAAGCTACAAGTACAGTAGTTCAACATAGGTCAGGGACTTTCCCTGCTGCTCTAATCCCCTTGACCTGTTCAAGGGATGTTTTGTTGTTCCCGTATGGTCGATGAAAATTTACTGGAGGCCATACAGCAGCTCTTATATTTAGGACTGTCCCTATGATATGTACTGAAGGTAGGTTTTGAAGACTGAAACTGTATCGGGTGACCGCTCACGCTTCTGTATATAAATGTGCATTCGAATTGTGGTTGTTTATCTCAGCACACCGCTTGCTCTCtttctttattctttttttttggcaAAGTACAGTTCACCCTTTTTAGTCATTTGCGATGATTTGGTGTGATAGAAAGCATGATACCATTGCTACCCCATCGGATATGGATGTCCCACGAATACAACAAGAGGCTTAAATGTGCACATACACCTTCCAATAAAACCCGGCTCTGATGGAAAGAAAATGCCAGGCAAGATGGCATGCCAATAAGGCCTCGCCCTCCACAAAGAAAGTAGAAGATCTGTCTAAAGTTTTTAGACCCTCTTTGCACTCCCACTTTGTTCTCGAACTAGAAGCATATGCCAATCAGGAGGCTGCACTAGAATGACATAAGCTATGAATGACAGTGACACAAATCTTAGTACGAGAGTAGCAATGTGTACTTCCTACTTTGTAAAATATAtcgatcatgtgatgaataaatctATGCTTGCAATTCACCTTTATACATTCCTTGCCTTATTGTAACCCCAAATTGCACATATATTTTTTCTCTAAATTCTAAATTGGTCAAATAAAAGAAATTAGCAAACTAGCATTACTATGCCGTAACATATTTCGTCATGATGCATCAAcggggcgcggcgtgccgccgtgTGGGCATTGCTACTTTAACCTTATAAATGAAAATAAAAACTTTTAAAAAGCAGCCAGACAATCAGCAGCCCAAGGCGTTGTCATCCTTATCGACGAACGCCGGCACCTCCATCCACGCGAAGGCATGCTGGTAGTCCGCCAGCGCCACCGCCTATTACACGACACCGGCTACTACCTTCGCACTGCCAGCACCTAACGCTTTGTCGCCTGTCACTCGGCCTCTAGGATGTGTTCCTCAGCCTCTACGTCGGCCGTGCCCAGCCAAACCGACGTGTACGACATGTAGACCTGGACGATGCTCGTCCACGCCTAGGATTGCACCCCGGATGTTGGTGGTGCGTTGGCCTCAACGCCGGCCGCGAGCGGTACTGGTGGCGGTGGAGGCGTGCTGGCCTCAGTTTCGAATGCGGAATATGATAGGGCATCCGCTAGGCCCGGCCACCGGGGAGCTCCGACTCCTTGTAGGCCCGCCTGTTGGCCTTCTCCAGCCGTCAGCGAGCGGTACGGAAACCGATGCCCGCCGCGTCGGTGCTTGCCGAGGAGGCGATAAAAAAGTAGACCAAGAAAGCGGTGCCAATGAGACGGTGAAGAAGATGACCAAGAAAGCGCCTCCGATGCCTCGTCCTCATCCGGCGACTCAGgcaccatctccggccacccccatGGCCACTACTCTGGCACGTTGGCCGCCGCTACCTGCTAAGGGTCGTGGACGCCAAGTGGTTAATGAAATTCCTTAAAGGTAAAAAATGCATTTGCATTTCGCCCGATACATTGTGCGGTGATTGCTTGTGGTCGATGGTTGATGGACTTTTTTGTTATTATCGTAGTGCGAAGATAAACGCGGCTGAATTCTTGTCATCTTTGGAGACGTCACATGTGCTTGGGCTTCAAGATCTCAACTATGATTCGATGTTTGATCACCAATGGGGCGAAGGGGAAGCCAAGACCGAGGAGGAAGAGATTGAAGATCCCATGGAGACCGAGACCCAATCAAGCTCCAATCAACAAACAAAAAAGACTTAGAACTACTCGCAGGATGAAGATGTTGCTTTGTGTTATGTTTGGATAAACATCTCCCTTGATGCAACGGTTGGAACAGACCAATCAAAGGAACATTTTTGGGAGAATCACCGACTACTACAACAACTCCATGGATGTCACATCAAGCCACACCCAAGGCTCTCTTGGGCACCGTTGGGTACCATCCAAGATCAATGCAACCTATCACCTATGGTCTGGTTGTATTGACTAGGTGAACCATGCACCACTGAGCGGTGTGCCGGTCATTGAGTATGGCCCTATCAACCAAGGTTTTTTTTCAAGCAACGAAACAAGAAGTTCGACCACAAGCCCTTCTCACTATACCATTGCTATAAGGAACTTTGCATGAATGACAAGTggagtaggataaatgatgagaccactccaaagaGATCAAGGTTTATTATATCCCattgaggatgatgatgaggatgaagatgcCAACAAGAGCCCAGATGGCAAAAAGATTGCGAAAGAGAGAAATGGGAGAGGATCATTCAGTGGCACATACAAAGAGTAGCTTGTGGCCATGATTGATGCCAAGAAATTCTTGGCGATCGAACGCAATGAAGAGAAGGCGACGAGATGGAACGAGCTCAAGTTGTTGGAGGACGAGAAGTGAAAACCGAAGTTGGCAACTGAAGAGAGGAAGTTGAAAGTGGAGGTGCGTAGGCTTGCACTCGACAAGGAGAGGCTTCGGAATGGAGAGAAAGTCGAAGACCGTGCTATCATGTTCATGAATCCAACCACAGTGGATGATACCGCAAAGAAATTTTTGTTAGGTAGGCTGGGTTCTAACCCCAGTGTCGTTTTTGTTAGGTTTAGCATCTTGGTTGGGGTGGGTGGCGATGTCCCTTAGTAGGAATAATGTCTTTCACGCCCGATCCCCGTCCAATGGTGCGTCTAGTATTGTAGGAGGGTGTCTGGAGGTGTGTCACCATCGGATCCTGTGGGATTCGGTCGGTGCTGATCTTTGGTGGATCTATTTGTCTACAATTTTTGTTCGTCTTCGTTCGTGGTTACAGGTTTGACCTTTCCAATCTACGACTCTCTTCATCGGTGATGGTTCCtgctctggtgcgctggtcctttaGGACCTTAGCATagtgacttcccgactgtctactaaaaCAAGGTTTGCCTGCCCCGGTGAGGGAGTGGCGATGATGAcgacgcgccttcggctcgctccaatGTTTGTAGTCATCGGTAGGTGGTCCATGGACCTGGTTGTAATGTTTATCATCTCTAGTCttctttgtactgccatgattgattaTGAATAGATAAAAAGTTCTCCCGCCAAAAAAACAATAGTTCTACGACTTTACACTATTTTTGCCATTCATATATCATAATTTGCTTTCTAGAAACCTATGGATGTTATGGGTTTGAAGACTTGTTGAATGTGGCTGATATGAATCCAACTCAACAATTGGCCCATTTTGTTGTGTCATCACATGTTCTATGTGTGTTTTATGTTGTCCGTGCTGAACTTGCTTAATAATGATGGATACAAGAGCAAAATACCAGCTCTCTTATAAGTGTGCTAATTGAGTGTCTCTTTTATCGATATTAAcatatactacctccgtccggaatgacttgtcgtagaaatggttaaccatttctgcgacaagtaattctggacggagggagtatttaatatTATGTCAATCACTGTCATGTCAATCAAGTTTAATCATTTTCGTTCATTCAAATGCACTACACCACGACACATAAAGTAGTATCAAACAATTTGTTGAGATAGGCCATTAGGGCGACATACTTAGTGTCAGCAAAGAAAATCGTCGAGAAAAAGCAGTTGCTGGCTATACTGTCATTGGCAAAGGTCTTTGTCAAAATATAATATAAGTCGACTAGCACTATGACAGGGTTGGTGTGATCTACACCTTCAGACTTTCTACACCGACATGCGTTACTGTGCCGATAGTTCATCCGACATTGTTCTATATGCACAGATAGTGCGACGTCCAATACTTCTAACGAAACACTACTCAAGGTTCCACATTTTTAGCATAAATCCAGATGCACCATATATATTATCATGAAAttaaactcaaaatatgcaattcATGTTCAGTTTGTAATACTCAATAATAGCAACATTCCATTCATTATAAGATACCATTGATCAATGCATTCATTCAACATATATCGAAGATTACTAGTTTTATTCAATCAACTTAGCTACAACCATTAAGGAAATGCATAGGTCGACATACACGGCGTGTTACAAAATATGATGGTCAAGTTCCTATAATACAAGTGTTCAATCGCTCGGAATATTATGGAAGATACCAAGTCTTCAATCACCAACCTGGCATCAACTTCCATATGAACAAAGTATGTCAACCATGTTATGAACAAAAGCGGCCACCATAACATCTTAGATCAACTTGTAGACTTGCTACTTCATGCCATTTGTCCTTGCAAAGGAACTCATGTGTTTCAGCTATCTCGGGACAAGATAATTTGTCCTCCTAAGGACACATTCCACACTTTTTGTAGGTGCCCGCGCACTGGCAAAGGTGTGGTGCATCTCTGAGATTACGTCGATGTGTAATACACGTCCGGAGTGGCTCTTACCCAGTTACACTCCATGGTGGACCTCAACGATGGCGATTGGATGCGTCTATTGATGCTGTTGTACAAGTGCTAGCATGCGCGGAATAAAATTACCCATCATAAGTTGGCACCACCGGTTGAAGCGTCTAAACATTTTCTGCAGAGCTACGTGTCCTCCCTGTTGAACCTGCAACACTATTCCACAGTGGAGATAGTTAAAGGGAAGATGATGGCAGATGAGGATGGTGTGGCTCAACCGTTATTGCATGCGAAAATTCCAAAGCCACCACCTTCTAAATGGAAGCCTCCTCCTGCAAGATGGACCAAAGTTGAACGTCGATGGGTCTCTGTCTACGACCGATGGTACTGCAGGCACCTGCATGATATTGCATGACCAGGACGGTGCCATCATCTCCTGGCTTGCTGCTCCCTTTGGTCCTGCCCTGACGTCCTGCATGCTGAGTTCGATGTCTGCATGGAAGGACTGGCCTTGGCGCAACCAGTGGACGGAACTTCCGATAATTCTGGAGTGTGATAGCAAGATGGCAGTGGAGATGATGACATCAACAGAACACAACAGATCCATATATGCCATGGTGATTTCTGAGATCAAGTTTCTTTTGGGTCAAAGAGAGTGTGTAGTCATTCATATTACTATAGAGCAAAATAATGCAAGTCATGTTCTAGCAAACTTGGTAAATCGGAGAACCCCACGGTTGTTTGGCTCCGTTCTAGACAGGCAAGTATCCCTAGTCTGTGTAGGGATGAACTTATTTGGTCTTGAGTAATACACGTCTTTTTACGCCTGCAAAGAAAAAATTTGTTCATTTTTCTGAGTTGCCATTGAGTCCAATGATCTATCTAATACTATAATAGTAGAAGATGTACTACAACGGACTACACTCGCGGACTCTTGAATTATGCATAAGTCAGCATCAATATTAGAAATAGTAGTTTTCAGGATcaaaacatgtcatatttgtttgtAGAAGGCCATTTGAACATGCACATGCAAGCCTCATGATAAAATTGAACCAAGCAAGGAGGCAACTTTTTTTGAAGTTCTGTATTAAGTGGTTTCGTTTTCAGCATACATCAATTGCTCTATGAACCATTTTCCAACGAAGAAGAGCATTCTTTGCAAGTATGCCACACAACACTGCCAAGACAAATAAACAATGTCATGTCTTTTATTTTGACTAAAAAATCTTAAATAATCTCGAAAGCATCGAGCTATGGGNNNNNNNNNNNNNNNNNNNNNNNNNNNNNNNNNNNNNNNNNNNNNNNNNNNNNNNNNNNNNNNNNNNNNNNNNNNNNNNNNNNNNNNNNNNNNNNNNNNNNNNNNNNNNNNNNNNNNNNNNNNNNNNNNNNNNNNNNNNNNNNNNNNNNNNNNNNNNNNNNNNNNNNNNNNNNNNNNNAAACCATGGGCACCGGATGGGGTTTGGGGTGGGTCCGGAATGTCGGAGTCCTACCTGACCAACGTTTAAACTCGCCTAGACATCTTGGGTTTAAAATCGGAAGTCTGAACCAGTCGAGCCCAATACAGGCGTAGTCTGCAAATTTTTTTGAACATTAGTAGAGACACAAGCgcttatatacacgcgcatacattcatctctgtgaatgcacacacgcacactctatccctatgagcatctttgaaagactgagccggcatatcatcttaagaTTTACGAAGTCATCATAGGCGCCCCCTCATCgacgggaatgtctcctcccactgaatgtgcatcgccaaaaatcctgaaataaatctagaaatAAATACGAGTACCAGAATTTAAACCCTAATGGACTTGAGATACCACAGTCCCTAACCATTCAATCACAGATTGTTTCCCTCGTAGTCTTCAGTTAGAGGGCTAAAAATGTCCGAACCGATGTTAGAAGTGTCCTAACTCCTAAGTGCCGGGGCTCAGACGGCTGGTCAAAAAGAAAAAGACCACCTGCAGCCTAGTAGCCAATGCGCACGCAACCTCTACAGTCTACGGACGACAGGCGCCCCGGCACTACCGTCCAACCAACCACACCAACCCACCGCCATGTCACTCCGGCGCCTGCTAGGCTTCTCCGCCACCGTCTCCGGCCGCCTCCCCCTCCGCCGCtgcctcaccaccgccgccgctccgCACCCACCATGCCCCCGctccccctccaccgccgccccctcgAACCCGTCGCGCCGCCACCACCttcccaccgccgccgcctcgcacccaccatggcgccgccgcctcTCCACCGCCGCCCCCAAGCACCCGCCGTGGGCCATGATTGACTACAACTCCCTCGTCGACGAATCGTCGTCGGCGCCGGGCGCGTGCTTCGGCCCCGTCGAGCCTCCACTTGTCTCCCGCATCACCGCCCCGGCGCACCTCCTCAATCCCAGGGAGCGCCCCGCCGCCGGCAGCAGCGTCGTCCAACTCGTCACCGGCCACGTCAACGCCACCAGCGGCGACGGCCACCCCCTCCTCGCCTACTACGATATCCTAGGGGAGGGTCCCCGAGAATCCTGGAACGGCAACGCCGACGTCGAGGCCGAGCGCTGCATCTGCAACCCCATCAGCGGCGAGGTGCTCCGCCTCCCGTACCCCGGTGGCCCCGGAGGGTCCAGGAAGAACCTGGGCCACCGCCACATGGGCCTCCTCACCCAAGCCGGCGGCGGTTGCGGGCACGGCCCCCCTGACAGGTTCGCCGTCGCCGACATCGTCAGCCAGCGTGACCGCATCGTCGATCGGTTTCTCCCGGAGGTAGGCAGGTGGGATCTGCTTCTTGGCGTACCATGCCGGCCACCGCTCGCgtgggagatggagatggaccaagAGACGGTGGCCTTCGCCGGCCGCCTCTGGTGGGTCGACCTGACCTGCGGCGCCGTCTCCATGGACCCGTTCAGCAACCAGCCGGAGCTCCGCTTCGTCCCGCTGCCGAATGGCACCTCGCTCACCTTCATTCTCTTGGAACACAAAGACTCGAGCGCGGAGCATCTTGCCCAGTTCAGGCGGGAGGTGGCCAAGTGCCGGCGCATCGGCGTCAGCGAGGGGAGGCTGCGCTTCGTTGACGCGTCCATTCACGACCCGTTCCTGCTCAGCTCGTTTGTGCTTGACGACGAGGCCAGGAGCTGGACGCTGGAGCACCAGGTGGAGCTCAGGAAGGTCTTGGAGGATGGAGGCCACCCGT
It encodes:
- the LOC119296924 gene encoding uncharacterized protein LOC119296924, whose protein sequence is MSLRRLLGFSATVSGRLPLRRCLTTAAAPKHPPWAMIDYNSLVDESSSAPGACFGPVEPPLVSRITAPAHLLNPRERPAAGSSVVQLVTGHVNATSGDGHPLLAYYDILGEGPRESWNGNADVEAERCICNPISGEVLRLPYPGGPGGSRKNLGHRHMGLLTQAGGGCGHGPPDRFAVADIVSQRDRIVDRFLPEVGRWDLLLGVPCRPPLAWEMEMDQETVAFAGRLWWVDLTCGAVSMDPFSNQPELRFVPLPNGTSLTFILLEHKDSSAEHLAQFRREVAKCRRIGVSEGRLRFVDASIHDPFLLSSFVLDDEARSWTLEHQVELRKVLEDGGHPCEQAKRPPQIAVIDPLNADIIYITVGEQKHIVAVDMYQEKVIGSSPLQNQYHSLVPCVLPPWLGSSQIPNKGTASMPSEWPQGYHQRRSSNGSSEKVLKVADGRLVLA